One Acidobacteriota bacterium DNA segment encodes these proteins:
- a CDS encoding nucleotidyl transferase AbiEii/AbiGii toxin family protein, which translates to MRRLAAALGHIRSELDRLQLSWALVGGLAIAAYIDPRTTRDVDVVIAIDGDAQAEDLARTLEARGYQFKEDGVLEHRDTGRMMALRLIAPGRLGDLVLVDLMFASSGIEPEIAGSAEAMEIFPGIPVPVARKGHLIALKVLASRPQDEVDAKALLATVTASDLDLARRSLVLIDRRGYHRDKDLSGLLETWFAEVRRD; encoded by the coding sequence ATGAGACGCCTCGCCGCCGCCCTCGGCCATATCCGTAGCGAGCTCGACCGGCTCCAGCTCTCCTGGGCATTGGTTGGGGGCTTGGCCATCGCTGCCTACATCGATCCTCGCACCACCCGCGACGTGGATGTTGTGATTGCCATCGACGGAGATGCTCAGGCCGAGGATCTTGCCCGGACTCTCGAAGCGCGGGGATATCAATTCAAGGAAGATGGGGTGCTGGAGCACCGGGATACCGGGCGAATGATGGCCTTGCGGTTGATCGCGCCGGGGCGTCTCGGGGATTTGGTTCTGGTCGATTTGATGTTCGCTTCCTCCGGGATCGAACCGGAGATCGCTGGCTCCGCCGAGGCGATGGAGATCTTCCCAGGGATTCCCGTTCCTGTTGCCCGCAAGGGCCACCTCATCGCCCTCAAGGTGCTCGCCAGCCGGCCCCAGGACGAGGTGGATGCCAAAGCCCTTCTCGCCACGGTCACTGCCTCCGACCTCGACCTCGCTCGCCGCTCTCTCGTCCTCATCGACCGCCGGGGCTATCACCGGGACAAGGATCTTTCGGGACTCTTGGAGACCTGGTTCGCCGAAGTTCGGAGGGACTGA